TCACTTTGGCAGCCCCATGAAAGACGGCAAATCGTGTGATGTTTAGGCTGTCATGGGATTTGGAGTTGGGTCTAAGTGGtgtggggagcaggaaagggAATCTGtgtctgggtggggctgtggcgaTCTCGGCAGCCATTCTAACAATCCTTTGGTTTGGTTCAGTAAGGTTTTCTTTGGATCCAACATTTCCAAGCTTCGTCAATCGATACTGACATAGCTAAGATCCATTTCTGGAATACTATCGAAAGCTGCCCATCCTCCAGCACAGGTAGCTGTGTTCATTCAAAGAAAAGTAAAAGAAAGCAATCGCTCCATGCCTTGAATTAGAACCAACTAAAACACCACAAACGAACGGGCAACCTTTTGAGTTCCCAAAAACTTTTCGTGAGACTGGatattcaaaacaaaaaagagggaaagaagtcACGATGGATCAGTTTCCAATCTACAGTTTGTAGAATCTTAAAGTGGAATACAGGATGTGTAGCAAGATTAATTGGATTGGATGGTGCTGGCTGGAGAAAAAAGGGTTTCTAtagtttgtctcagaaaaagatgttagtagggttgcatattcctctgccacagaacgcAATATGCCAGACCtgctttgttgtagaatgccgcCAATAGGTCTCGCTGCCTACCCAGCCCTGCCCCTCACCCCGTTTGGAAGTAAAAATTTTGGAAGTACAAATACATTTTGACGCTCAGtttatgttcaataatgcacaaaataaaggttttgacaaaggcaacccGTAAACATGAACGATAActccctcggggatggggcggtctagaagcccaaagtataaataaataaataaataaatattcattcaggactacaTTCTACTGTGtatgcatacaattttctcaactgctgcacctcaactgattgTACTAACAACTTTTTCTAAGACAGAGTATAAAAACACTGAAGACTACTGGGCAAAATCTCAACTTGGAATTTCAAATATGATGCCATCACTTGCCGACAACTCTCTCCCTCTGTGTACTCGAACCTAATAGCTGCCActggggaagcaggggaagggggaaatgcctTGCAATAAAAATGATAACGGTTAGGAACTGGCGAAAACCCATTTCCAATTCTCAGGATTATTAGCAGGATGAACTGGCTAATTTTGAATTCGTTATCTGAGCTGGTTCTGAGTTGGGGCTACACAAACTTTGAGAATGACTCTTTCATTACAGGCATGACAGACATGACATCTGAGACAGACATGACATCTGAGAATGTGCAGCTTTGCATACTGACAGCATGTGCACACAATCTTCATTTCACCTGAAGAGGGCAGAGCATATATTTATGCAGCATGTAATGTAGCAGAAAATGCAAGCCGTTCCTTATTCAGATTTGAGAGCAACTGTGCATACTGCTGGGATTGTGGGCTGTGTAGTTAGCAGCATGACTTGGGGGGATGTGAATTGCGAAGTTTGGCCCTTAGCCTGAACTTCTCCTTCCAACTCCTGCATTTTGTTTCTTTACTTGAATTAGGCCCATTATACATGTGCTATTTACCATGTGGTTTAGAAGCAGGCAATTTGCAATCTTGGATTTGcgtttgttttttgtatgtttttttgcaccatttttttgcaccattatttttttctccatggtTATTGTTTCCTGTACTGCAGCGTATTTATTTTGCATGTCTAGTGAAAAGTCAGGTTTTGCTCACCTGGATTTGAGGTGTCACTGGTCGCATGGAGAAGGGGGTGGTCTCGGTTTTTTTGTTTTCGTTCAGAAGGTCTGCCAATGTTGCGCTGTAATTGGACATCTGAATTTTTGCAGCTCAGTATGGCTGCATACGTGCTTACGCTCCCTCATTCATTCTcacccatcctccattttagAGTGTTCTCTTTCCAGCCAAAAGAAGTTTGTGACACAACAAAGTATTAGTACTTGGTGTGCTGCCCTGACCCAGATGGGCTCAagctagccccatctcatcagatattggaTACTAAGTacagtcagccctgattagtatttggatgggagaccaccaaggaagtcctctTCCACCAAGGtacaatgcagaggcaggtaatggcaaaccacccctgaacatctgttgccttgaaaaccatatgggaaTCTCCACACACAGCAGCAACTTGAtagaactttccaccaccatctaatgcagtgatggcgaacctatggcacgggtgccagaggtggcactcagagccctctctatgggcacgcacagagttcatcatgtgggaggaaatcgccccctccacacacacatctaggctggcctgggctgctgggctcaattattagcattaaacctaaggtctagttttggggaagcagtataggtaaccctgttaagcactgttaaaccccactgattttcatgcaaagaactaaagcatgatcctttacctgggagtaagctgacaatgtgctggcaatgtggcttgcttctgagtaaaccctcctagggtcatgattcactcgttcgaagaattgcatggttgcttcaaagcaaagccaacaactaccaccaagcttactcccgagtaacacacgcctcagagccaaccattttttcttaactaaaacctcagtattcaagttaaattgccgtgttggcactttgtgataaataagtgggttttgggttgcagtttgggcactcagtctcaaaaaggttcgccatcactgatctaatgtGCCAAGGGATGTTTTTTtcgctttgttttttgtttattagcCAGGGTTTAATGAATTTAATAAGAAATGGCGACTTTCCGGCATCCAGAAGATCTATTACAATGTTCTAGAAAAAGAATTGGGAGGTTTCGGATCGTCGCCCGGTAAGTTGATCTGGCCGACGGGTGTGACTACGACCCCCGAGGGCGATTTGGTGGTGAAAGACAGCGGAACCGGGCACATCCAGGTCTTCAACCCTGACGGCCGGCCGAAGCAAAGCTTTCCCTACGGATTCGAACCTATTAAAGGTTTGGGAGACATCACTTGCATGAGGAACGGGGTGTTGCTTGTGACCAATGGGACAAAAATCATCCAGCTCTTCACGAAAGATGGCGAGCTGATCCACGAACTGAAGTCACCCAAAATAAATTGGCCTTATTCGTACGGGATAGCGGTGCTGAAGTCCAACAGCATTGCGGTGTCGGACTGGAACAGTGGAGGGAAAATCAACATTATCGGAGTGGACTGGAGAATGAATGCTGTATTGAAGACTCATGCAATAGAAGGATTTCACAGGCCAGTGCGTGTGGCGGTCAATAAGGTATGGGGGAAGTCTGCTGACAAAACTATTCATTGGATGGTCCCGTTCTTAGCCTAAACTTACATTTAATAGTCAAACTGGGAATTAAGGAAAGAAAGCAACAGGAACGGGAACATGTATTTCCTTTCTGTGTCCTAATATCCTTCTGCTCTGTCCTGGATGGGCCATGCTCTCATcactcatctgatctcagaagctaagcaggttcagccctggttagtatttggatgggagaccaccaaagaagtccaggattgctacgcagaggcaagcaatggcaaaccacctgcttatctctttccttgaaaaccctgctagTCAGCAGTGACTCAACTGGCACTTCCTACCAGTATTCTTGCTTACAGGCTTTTCGGCTGTTGGCTATACATAATATCTGGCTGGCCACGGCTCTAAAATACTACACACCAACACTTTTATCTCTGACAAAATGGACTCGGGCTCACAAAAGTTTATATCCTGGAAAATTCTGTTGGCCTGCaagaggctaccagactcagttTTTGCCCTACTACTATAAACTAGCACAACTACGCACCTGAGACTATGCAAATTGGATTAGGTTTTGGTGCTATATCGTCACGCATATACATTCAGGAATAAGTATCACTGAGCTAAAAATGTTGGGCAAACATTATAATCCCTTTGAGAAATGTGGGGTCCATTTCCTGGCAGTTTGGAGGGAGAAGGAACAAATGGGTGTGAAAGAGTCCAAACCTTGTGATACGCAAGTGACTTGAGTAGAATTTTTGTGGTCAGTCGTTCAAATAAAACAGTGTTATCTGTGTCTGATTAATCGATATTCTTTCTTCTCCCCCTGTGCCCCAGGAAGAAGAGATGCTAGTCACAGAAGGACAGCTGTTCGGCAGATTCCAGGGCTGCTGTATCAAAGTTATCGACAGGAAACAGAGCGTGTCAAAGACGATAGGGCCTCAGTACGGGAATAAATTCACATTTGAAAACCCTTCCGGAGTCTGCGTGGACCATCAAGGCAACGTCTTTGTCTCTGACGAAGCACAAAACTGCATTGTGATGTTTAATCCTGACTCCTCTCTGTGTGCTGTGGTGGCCACCCATGGTCTGCAAGGGCCCAGCGGACTCTCAGTGCTGGGTCATGGGCTAGTGGCAGTAGCTGACTGTTACAACCACAGTATTAAAATCTTTCGGTACAGATAAGTGCACTTTGGCATCTTCAGCCAATAAGAGAACTGGCCTGAATAAACACAATTGCAGGGTGTTGGTGTGTCAATATCCATTAAGggtccccccccttcccactagTAACTGCCCCACACCTACTGCTGCCCCAACCAACTATATGCAGAATTATACCCATGCCAGTGCTTTCTGTGTGCAGAACCCCTGCCCTCTCTTTCCTATATGATGCAGCAACAAATATGGCTGCCCTTGATGCGCTGAGAGGGAATTCTCTGTGCTTAATGAGCTGAGAGAGCCAGCCTGATGTAGTGGGTTAACAATGGCGAACTCTAATatagagaactgggattgattctccactcctcccttgAAAcgtgatgggtgaccttgggctagtcacagttctctcagaacttcctcagcccaCAACAGAGACGGGCAGCggcaaactgcctccaaacatcttttgccttgaaatctTACAGTGTCGCctttaagtcagttgtgacttgatggcactttctgccaccaccaaTGGGCTGAGAAGGTTTTCTCTGTGCTGTACAGTTGTACATTTAGGCCCCAAAATCCATCCTTACTAAGGCAGAAAAGAGAAAACGGAGACTTCTTTCATTGGAGGCCCACCCAATAAAACAAGAGCTCTGACCAGTCTAGCACCCTATTTCCTCCCAGCTTTTGAGGCCTCCAGTAAAAATTAGAAATGACAACGCACAAAAACACAATAAGACTTTCCCTTACATCTCTGCAATGCTTATTCTTTCAGTCCTGTCAGTGTATCTCTGCAATTGTCATGCATAACCTCGTTCAGAGAAAATGTCAAAAGTCTAGACTTGAGGCCCCCCATGAAGGTGAGGCCTGGCtaaatccacccccctcccacataacAGGTTCTGTCCCTAATGGCCCATGAAATACCTCTGATGAAATCCACTTGAAGGCACAGAGGCTATATGGAACCCCTTCCTGCATTTGTGTCCTAAGAACTGGGGTTCACAGCTGCACGGCCATTCAACATGGAGGCTTCAATGTGGTACCAGTTATAAATTTTAAACCCATCACAGTCTCAAAACAATGTATCTCAAGGACCGTCTCTCCATGTGTGTCCCCTTTTACATTATGGTCTTCAGCTTGCCACCTTCCGGGTGCTCCTTCATCAAAGTACCTTACATTGGCATCAATTAGGGGTTGTACTTTTATGATTGCTCAGATTTTATGCAATGGGCTTCCCAAGGGGGTGAGAAGAACACCATCTTTGGAAACCATCATAAGATATAGTACGATTATTATATTCACTGGAACCCTTTGGATGTTCTTAATTATGCATTGTAATAGGCAATggcatctctgttagtctcttgccttgaatgtcctttttttttcataatactttttattaatttccttctttaaaaaacacattgaacataaaacatacatgaagccattgaaacacataagacatcaacaaatattaacatgtaacaaatgacccacatttacagttacccaaacataatctatcctaccacaactacccataacaataacacataattcaatacatctaaatcaaatcagttacttcactattctttggtaatttaaatacatttcttttcttatctaggccctttcaatatcccataatcatgattttatcccttttattgtgatgtaactgcccagtacttattgctttggacttcccctgttaagtgactgaatccatatttatttttcccttaataaaggtatacaatttatttgATAAtataacttttttgcagattaacttattgcaatataattttgtaaaccatttcatattgaAATGCCTTGCCTTGAATgtcctatagccgtggtggcgaacctttggcactccagatgttatggaatacaattcccatcagcccctgccaattggccatgctggcaggggctgatgggaattgtagtccataacatctggagtgccaaaggttcgccaccactgtcctacagtaTTATCCTAAGTCGGTgacaacttaacagcactttacataccCATGAGGAAAGGATGGGCATAAATGTTTACCTTCTGAAATTAAAATGTCCTGGCTCTGGGCACCATCTACCTCTGAAGACGGGCACAGAAAGATGGACGCTCTTAACTGGCAAGCTGGGCAGTAGAGGAAATTCAATCCttcaaaaatggaaagaaatgcaataaaacagtATAACAAATGCAACAAACAATGCAATGGGAAAAAATGCCTAACACATAAACCACAATATTATTCCCTAGATAAAAATACCCTCCTGAACAGTTCTGCTTTATACAGTTTAAGGAATGCTAGCAGTGGTAAATTTTTTGACCTCCTCAGCCAGGCCATTCCACATGGTGGGGGACACTACAGAGAACGCTCAGGATACAAGCAGCTACTGATAATAGCACCTCCTCCCTgtatgatgatgaagatgaagaagatgatgaagaagaagatgatgaagaagaagaagatgaagaagatgaagaggaggaggaggaggaagagtttggatttatatccccgctttctctcctgcaggagactcaaaggggcttacaatctccttgcccttcccccctcacaacaaataccctatgaggtaggtggggctgagagagctccgaaaagctgtgactagcccaaggtcacccagctggtgtgtgtgggagtgcacaggctaatctgaattccccagataagcctccacagctcaggcggcagagcggggaatcaaacccggttcctccagattagatacacgagctcttaacctcctacgtaaGAGCTTTTAACCAGCTTACTACAGGCTCCAGGAAGTAGTACAAAACATTCACTAACTCAACTGTagagttttaaaaagcagctatTCAAATTTATAAATCACTTTTCTTAGAAAGTATATAAAGAGCTGTTCTGTAAACATCAAGGTTACATATCAATATGAAATATTCAGCACACTGTTATTGTACATTTTATTGCAGATATTGTAGAGCCCTTGTTCCAGTAGCAaccccacctccaaatctctgaaAGCAGAAGCTCCTTTGACATGGGGGAGATGGTCCTTCAACTACCCTAGCCCTAAAAATCTAGGGATTTTATAAGGATACTGACATAGTACACGCAGTGTGTATCTTCTAGGGCTGGAAAACTTTCTCAAATCTTTGTAAGAAATTTAGCTTCCTTGGTATGAACCAGCTGAAGTTTTCAAAGGCAGATCCATCTTCAACACTTGACAATAAGAGTATGGATGACGAGCAGCCTCTAAATATTTCAGCAACTTGAAAAGCATGTAATTTTATCCTTCACTAGAGAAAATGTGGAATTGAATGTATTTacttttttccccaccttttatCTTTATAACCCTGAGAATGACTGGAtggagaatgactggcccaaagttatctAGTGTGGATGACTATGGACAAAGTCAAAAGCAAAACTACAGCTGGGTAACCTTTATGCTGCTGGGATTTCAACTTGACTCCCATATGATCTCAACTAGGAGGACACCTTGGTACTGAAACCCACTGAGAAgtccagggggaaggaggggggtagGCAGGGTCACACCTCTTCAAGCAAAAGCTCTCCTCCATCAAGGCAACCAAAAAGCAATTTCCACTGCCTggaaaccagactgaaaaggTATCTTGGCCGCAATCCTAAAAACAGCCTCCTAGGAATAATCCCCATTAAATACAGGAGGCTTTCCTCTGATCAGACTTGCTTTGGAATGATTCCTAGATAATGTCATCCACAAATATTTAGAGCTCCATGCctaaaaggagaaggggagattTTTCACTGTCAAGGGGAGGAGAGATTAATTGGATCCAGGGTGGGTTTCTTCAGGAGAGGTCTCCCAGCAATTTACTAAAAAGTAGTTTTCTTAAAGAGGCAGGGACCACACCCTGGACTCAGGTGGTCATCCCACtgagctagatcagtggtggcgaacctttggcactccagatggtatggactacaattcccatcagcccctgccaattggccatgctggcaggggctgatgggaattgtagtcacataaaatctggagtgccaaaggttcgccaccacagagctagATGTTCTTAGCGAAGACAGGCAAGTATGCATAAGGCAGGTTGCATTGTGACAGATTATGACAAAACGTGGGAAACCAGCTTCACTGTATACAGCAGGAACTAGAAAATGTTTCCCGTGTGCAAAGTGTATTAGTGCGCATTAATAAATTACCATGAACATTCAATATGCATATTGCATAGTTCAAAAATCCCTTCAAAGGTATACAGTCAGTCCTTCATGGGAATCTCAGGCCCAGACAGTAGCCCACAAAAGGCAAATTCAAATACATGAATCTCCTAAAAGTACAAGAAACACAATTTGGCGGAAATTACCAAGAGCAACAACAAAACCTACCACACCAAATGACTACCAGAAAACAACAATTTCAACATAGAAGTGATATATTATGCAAAGAATTCAAAATATAAGGGAAAACAGTGTGCAcatacaaagaatatatatccTCTAAACATACATATCATACACAACTTAAGGACATACCTGTATTTGAGACGGTTTGCACCAGGACTTCTTCACATCGTTCTCTTCTCCTCAGTGTGTTCTGGTCACATGTACAATCTGTTTTAACTGTTATCTTGTATGTtactttgattgattgattgattgattggttggttgattgattgattgattgatgtgtATGACATGTATGTTTAGCAGGAGATATAtatctggggtgttgtggtttccaggctgtatggccatgttctagtagcattttctcctgacgttttccctccatctgtggctggcaaagatgccaatgttactagaacacggccatactgcttggaaaccacacaaaactccagtgattccggccatgaaagccttcgtcaatacagGAGGTATTTTATACGTGCACATTATTTTCACCTTATCCTTTGGATTCCTCGCATAATATATCATTTTAAAGCTCCGTGATTGGACCATGATGCTCTCAATGGTTACTGGTGAGTTAGCAATCCATCCGTAGCTAATTCCCTTGCTCCTGATGAGGTAGTAATTCATCCACACTGCTGAAGCAGGCTGAGAGGATTCAATAGACTTCCTTcagaaggagaaaagaggggtGCTGCTTTCTATACCTCACTTTccctctacctttaaagagtttcaaagctgcttacaattagaagaagaagaagaagaagaataagaagaagaagaagaagaagaagaagaagaagaagaagaagaagaagaagaagaagaagaagagagagagagaagaatttggatttatatccccctttctctcctgcaggagactcaaaggggcttacaatctcctttcccttcccccctcacaacaaacaccctgtgaggtaggtggggctgagagagctccgagaagctgtgactagcccaaggtcacccagctggcatgtatgggagtgcgtaggctaatctgaattccccagataagcctccacagctcaggcggcagagctgggaatcaaacccggttcctccagattagatacacaagctcttaacctcctacgccactgctgctccttactttcccttctcttccccactttgtgaggtaggtagagagtttggagaaaactgtaaatagcccaaggttatccagcaagcttcatgtgtagtaacagggaaacaaacctggttcacagtctatgttcatgcggaggagcagggaatcagatccagtattccagattagagtccactgctattaaccactataccacagacTTAACTCCAGCAGTCAAAATGATGTACAGAAACTGGGAAACCACAATACACACAATGGTATTATTTGATCCGGAAGACTGGGATGTGCCAGGTAAGATTGTAATAGTAGATGAAGGTACTGCAATTGAAGGtagagttatttattttatttattttattacattatatTCATAGATGAAGGTACTCCAGTTACAAATACGGCATGGTCCAACAGTTACGTTTACTAAAGCCAAACATGTTCCATCGTAATCTTATTATCATCACTTATCCTGTCTGCACTGATTGGCCGGAGAAATCCCTTTCACATAATTTGAGACAGTGTGAGAACGTTCGGAATGACCAATATACTTGTCTGAACTGCATGTGAAAGCACTAATTTCTGCTTTTATGCATCAAGTGGGGAGATTGAGTGACCAAGTTTCACATCAGGGGATTTCCAGATCCCACACTTTAGAGAAGTCTTCCAAAACTGAAGGGTTGGTGCCTCATATCCCACCAACAAGGTACAGTAAAACAAATACAGCCTAGTCAACCAGTCCTCCTGACTTGCTCCTCCCCTGGATCTCTTCAGACTTCTCGATTGGTTTTAatgaaatacaatacaataaatcttgGCAAATAGCTTTTGAAAGATCTTTCTTCCTCTACAAACATGCTTTACAAGCTGTCTAGGCAAGCAACCATCACCACATCCAGAGACACTGTATGCCTGTAGGAAGTCTACTGCCCAACAGGATGACCAGGTTTATATGGGGGGACAAGACAAAACTTCATCTGCTGCACCTTCTCCACCCCacatataaacaatataaaacgTCATCAGGCTCTCCCTCCCTTGTCAGCCTCTCCCTATCTGAAAAGCCGCCAATACTTCCTCCTTCCTTGGCAGGAGAGATGCTCCAACCTCTTTTCAATTGTTCCTTGCTCTCCGCCAAAGGATCATGTTGCAGGGATCTCCCAGTTTtgtaaagagaagaaaaatatcagatgcagagacttagGGAGAGGGTTTTTACTTCCTCTCCTGCAAGCCTCAGTTCTGGGACTCTCCTTCCCTAATAAACAACTTAGATCGTCAGATTTTCCCACCACGGAACTGGAATGTCTCTGCCT
The DNA window shown above is from Sphaerodactylus townsendi isolate TG3544 linkage group LG07, MPM_Stown_v2.3, whole genome shotgun sequence and carries:
- the LOC125436634 gene encoding tripartite motif-containing protein 2-like isoform X2: MCTQSSFHLKRAEHIFMQHPGFNEFNKKWRLSGIQKIYYNVLEKELGGFGSSPGKLIWPTGVTTTPEGDLVVKDSGTGHIQVFNPDGRPKQSFPYGFEPIKGLGDITCMRNGVLLVTNGTKIIQLFTKDGELIHELKSPKINWPYSYGIAVLKSNSIAVSDWNSGGKINIIGVDWRMNAVLKTHAIEGFHRPVRVAVNKEEEMLVTEGQLFGRFQGCCIKVIDRKQSVSKTIGPQYGNKFTFENPSGVCVDHQGNVFVSDEAQNCIVMFNPDSSLCAVVATHGLQGPSGLSVLGHGLVAVADCYNHSIKIFRYR
- the LOC125436634 gene encoding tripartite motif-containing protein 2-like isoform X1 codes for the protein MTPEMVLLSITLWEQKLMPELSFTYAAFRYQPGFNEFNKKWRLSGIQKIYYNVLEKELGGFGSSPGKLIWPTGVTTTPEGDLVVKDSGTGHIQVFNPDGRPKQSFPYGFEPIKGLGDITCMRNGVLLVTNGTKIIQLFTKDGELIHELKSPKINWPYSYGIAVLKSNSIAVSDWNSGGKINIIGVDWRMNAVLKTHAIEGFHRPVRVAVNKEEEMLVTEGQLFGRFQGCCIKVIDRKQSVSKTIGPQYGNKFTFENPSGVCVDHQGNVFVSDEAQNCIVMFNPDSSLCAVVATHGLQGPSGLSVLGHGLVAVADCYNHSIKIFRYR
- the LOC125436634 gene encoding tripartite motif-containing protein 2-like isoform X3; its protein translation is MLDSYFLKELEDEEPGFNEFNKKWRLSGIQKIYYNVLEKELGGFGSSPGKLIWPTGVTTTPEGDLVVKDSGTGHIQVFNPDGRPKQSFPYGFEPIKGLGDITCMRNGVLLVTNGTKIIQLFTKDGELIHELKSPKINWPYSYGIAVLKSNSIAVSDWNSGGKINIIGVDWRMNAVLKTHAIEGFHRPVRVAVNKEEEMLVTEGQLFGRFQGCCIKVIDRKQSVSKTIGPQYGNKFTFENPSGVCVDHQGNVFVSDEAQNCIVMFNPDSSLCAVVATHGLQGPSGLSVLGHGLVAVADCYNHSIKIFRYR